In Luteitalea sp. TBR-22, one genomic interval encodes:
- a CDS encoding CPBP family intramembrane glutamic endopeptidase, translated as MSNPDTLDAAPQPYDGPEPVTVEVAPEPSPLPRAPVQSLLEVVLCSGFPTQLLIGGLLLLLGLRITPGAALPYHFIVAVSLIDTVVLVGLVILFLRARGEDPRAVLLGHVPVWPEVRRGVLYLPLVFALVIALGGLIRTLMPWLHDVPENPLQMMLTSPMRVVTFALVVVLAGGVREEVQRAFILHRFDQDLGGVVLGLVLFSVAFGAGHFGQGSDAAVITGVLGLLWGIITLARRSLIASAVSHALFNLVQVGLYQYASRHGLLPPT; from the coding sequence GTGAGCAACCCGGACACGCTCGACGCCGCGCCTCAGCCTTACGACGGCCCCGAGCCTGTGACGGTCGAGGTGGCTCCGGAGCCGTCACCGCTGCCACGCGCCCCCGTGCAATCGTTGCTGGAGGTCGTGCTGTGCTCGGGTTTCCCGACGCAGTTGCTGATCGGTGGCCTGCTGCTCCTGCTGGGCCTGCGCATCACGCCCGGCGCCGCCCTCCCCTACCACTTCATCGTCGCCGTCTCGCTGATCGACACCGTCGTGCTGGTTGGGCTGGTGATCCTGTTCCTGCGGGCACGCGGCGAGGACCCGCGCGCCGTGCTGCTCGGCCACGTCCCCGTGTGGCCCGAGGTGCGACGGGGCGTGCTGTACCTCCCGCTGGTGTTCGCGCTGGTCATCGCGCTCGGGGGGCTGATTCGCACGCTCATGCCCTGGCTGCACGACGTGCCGGAGAACCCGCTGCAGATGATGCTGACCTCGCCGATGCGCGTGGTGACCTTCGCGCTGGTGGTGGTGCTGGCCGGCGGGGTGCGGGAGGAGGTGCAGCGCGCCTTCATCCTGCACCGGTTCGATCAGGACCTCGGCGGGGTGGTGCTCGGCCTGGTGCTCTTCAGCGTGGCGTTCGGCGCCGGCCATTTCGGCCAGGGCAGCGACGCTGCGGTCATCACCGGCGTGCTCGGCCTGCTGTGGGGCATCATCACGCTGGCGCGCCGCAGCCTGATCGCCTCGGCGGTCTCGCACGCCCTCTTCAACCTCGTACAGGTGGGGCTGTATCAGTACGCCTCACGGCACGGGCTGCTGCCGCCGACCTAG
- a CDS encoding O-antigen ligase encodes MNGSAAVAPPEATRQGGRLVPELARRAGLLILLAGLLVGPTWAAVTSPLVPPWCRLALLASTLMAVVRPRWSPVLLIVLVPLLPIWPSLVPGTPEGIEHLLVASQAVPWLSRRLVAGRSGEGSALPAGWLVLLAVATASALVLLTPEPWRGFDVGRVARDLRAQVPAYIFQPDLADQAGPMLAWTVLVDGLLCGLMVGWAITRDTRDRVLAGAGVAAVLTALFGMYQAHTGLGLQQAWRVFDAGIIRINATYNDPNALAAFYALVAPVIAGLALRASGRWRLAWGSALALTVAATVMTAGRTGLLALAAGLLVAIGLAGRLGLDAVDASRLVREHARGFVRRAVGLLGAVLIALVVAGTVLNVRHEQQTSYLHTWLFTFNLRQPPDAIAKGRLAVWQVARDMVRAHPWVGIGLGRSPLEFEVVRARLGIDSLPHDAKLSPHNTYLLVASELGLLGVAAFLCMLAAIAIAAFAPGNLVPRDRQSWPVVGVLGGLAGYALTMLTGDRILLREDVVVFTICASVATLGAPALPRAWRAIALSLIVVAFASVPVRTGWIAGPPPPVALPANEGLHEDQIGARGETYRWSTGESVFYVPADAHRITIPVRNLSSATQHVEVTIDGRPADRVRLPPGPWVTLDYRFLAGTQRRWHSLQMRVTPTWQAPGDARVLGVVVGEWKVERLP; translated from the coding sequence GTGAACGGATCGGCCGCGGTCGCGCCGCCCGAGGCGACACGACAGGGCGGGCGGCTGGTCCCCGAACTGGCCAGGCGCGCAGGACTGCTGATCCTGCTGGCCGGCCTGCTGGTCGGTCCCACGTGGGCGGCGGTCACCTCGCCACTGGTGCCCCCGTGGTGCCGACTCGCCCTGCTGGCGAGCACCCTGATGGCCGTGGTGCGTCCCCGGTGGTCACCGGTGCTGCTGATCGTCCTGGTGCCGCTCCTGCCGATCTGGCCGTCGCTGGTGCCAGGCACGCCGGAAGGCATCGAGCACCTGCTGGTGGCGTCGCAGGCGGTGCCGTGGCTGTCGCGGCGCCTCGTCGCGGGACGCAGCGGCGAAGGCAGCGCGTTGCCGGCGGGCTGGCTCGTGCTGCTCGCCGTGGCCACCGCTTCCGCGCTCGTCCTGCTCACGCCCGAGCCCTGGCGGGGCTTCGACGTCGGGCGCGTCGCACGTGATTTGCGCGCGCAGGTGCCGGCCTACATCTTCCAGCCCGATCTCGCCGACCAGGCCGGACCGATGCTGGCATGGACGGTCCTGGTCGACGGACTGCTGTGCGGCCTGATGGTCGGCTGGGCGATCACGCGCGACACGCGGGATCGCGTCCTGGCCGGTGCCGGTGTCGCCGCCGTGCTCACGGCTCTCTTCGGCATGTACCAGGCCCACACGGGACTGGGGCTGCAGCAGGCCTGGCGGGTGTTCGACGCCGGGATCATCCGGATCAACGCCACCTACAACGACCCCAATGCGCTGGCCGCGTTCTACGCCCTGGTGGCGCCCGTGATTGCCGGGCTCGCACTGCGGGCCTCCGGCCGCTGGCGCCTCGCCTGGGGCAGCGCGCTCGCCCTCACCGTCGCCGCCACGGTGATGACCGCCGGGCGGACGGGCCTGCTCGCGCTGGCTGCCGGCCTCCTGGTGGCGATCGGACTGGCAGGACGCCTCGGGCTCGACGCGGTCGATGCCTCGCGTCTGGTGCGCGAACACGCGCGTGGCTTCGTGCGCCGAGCCGTCGGCCTGCTCGGGGCGGTCCTGATCGCCCTCGTGGTCGCCGGTACGGTGCTCAACGTCAGGCACGAGCAGCAGACCTCGTACCTGCACACCTGGTTGTTCACGTTCAACCTGCGCCAGCCTCCCGACGCAATTGCCAAGGGACGGCTGGCGGTCTGGCAGGTCGCCCGCGACATGGTCCGCGCGCACCCGTGGGTGGGGATCGGGCTCGGCAGGTCGCCCCTCGAGTTCGAGGTGGTCCGGGCGCGGCTTGGCATCGACTCGCTGCCACATGACGCCAAGCTCTCCCCGCACAACACCTATCTGCTGGTCGCCAGCGAACTCGGCCTGCTCGGCGTGGCGGCCTTCCTGTGCATGCTGGCGGCCATCGCGATCGCTGCCTTCGCGCCAGGCAACCTGGTGCCCCGCGATCGGCAGTCGTGGCCGGTCGTCGGCGTGCTCGGCGGGCTGGCCGGGTACGCGCTCACCATGCTCACCGGCGATCGCATCCTGCTGCGCGAGGACGTCGTCGTGTTCACGATCTGCGCCAGCGTCGCGACGCTCGGTGCGCCGGCGCTGCCGCGGGCGTGGCGGGCCATCGCCCTTTCGTTGATCGTGGTGGCCTTCGCGTCCGTCCCGGTGCGCACCGGCTGGATAGCCGGCCCGCCGCCGCCGGTGGCGCTCCCGGCCAACGAGGGTCTCCACGAAGACCAGATCGGCGCCCGCGGCGAGACCTACCGATGGAGCACTGGCGAGTCGGTCTTCTACGTGCCGGCCGACGCGCATCGCATCACGATTCCCGTGCGCAACCTGTCGTCGGCGACGCAGCACGTCGAGGTGACGATCGACGGCCGGCCGGCCGATCGCGTTCGACTGCCGCCCGGGCCGTGGGTGACCCTCGACTACCGATTCCTCGCTGGCACGCAGCGCCGCTGGCACAGCCTGCAGATGCGCGTCACGCCGACCTGGCAGGCGCCCGGCGACGCGCGCGTCCTGGGCGTGGTCGTGGGCGAGTGGAAGGTGGAGCGATTGCCGTGA
- a CDS encoding glycosyltransferase family 2 protein, giving the protein MRLTVVIPVYNEVHTLLHLIERVQAVAVEKDIVLVDDCSTDGTRDLLRGTTFPPNVRVLYHERNQGKGAALRTGFTAATGDVVIIQDADLEYDPEEYPKLLKPIAEGKADVVFGSRFAGGETHRVLYFWHSLGNKFLTLCSNAFTNLNLTDMETCYKVFRREVLQQITVEENRFGFEPEITAKVAKLRVRIYEVGISYSGRTYEEGKKIGWRDGVRALWCIVKYNWLR; this is encoded by the coding sequence ATGAGACTGACCGTCGTCATTCCTGTCTACAACGAGGTGCACACGCTGCTGCACCTGATCGAACGGGTGCAGGCCGTGGCCGTGGAGAAGGACATCGTGCTGGTCGACGACTGCTCGACCGACGGCACGCGGGACCTGCTGCGCGGGACGACCTTTCCTCCCAACGTCCGCGTGTTGTACCACGAACGCAACCAGGGCAAGGGCGCCGCCCTGCGGACGGGCTTCACGGCCGCGACCGGCGACGTGGTGATCATCCAGGATGCGGACCTCGAGTACGACCCCGAGGAGTACCCGAAGCTGCTGAAGCCGATTGCCGAAGGCAAGGCGGACGTGGTGTTCGGCTCGCGCTTCGCCGGCGGCGAGACCCACCGGGTGCTGTACTTCTGGCACTCGCTCGGCAACAAGTTCCTGACCCTCTGCTCCAACGCCTTCACGAACCTCAATCTCACCGACATGGAGACCTGCTACAAGGTCTTCCGCCGCGAGGTCCTGCAGCAGATCACCGTCGAGGAGAACCGCTTCGGGTTCGAGCCGGAGATCACGGCCAAGGTGGCCAAGCTCCGCGTGCGCATCTACGAAGTCGGCATCTCGTACTCCGGTCGCACGTACGAGGAAGGCAAGAAGATCGGCTGGCGCGACGGCGTCCGCGCGCTGTGGTGCATCGTCAAGTACAACTGGCTGCGCTGA